The DNA window GCCTGTAACGGTGAGGCTTCTTCACGCCGCCGGTGGCCGGGGCGCTCTTACGGGCAGCCTTGGTGGCCAGCTGCTTCCTCGGGGCTTTGCCTCCGGTGGATTTACGAGCGGTTTGCTTGGTTCTTGCCATGGCGTCTTCTGTCTTTGGTCAGGAGAACGATAGGGTACTGTGAAGTGACCGGCTGCTCTTAAACTGTGGGACCGGCTGTGAGATGGTGACGTTGCTTCAGACCTCCGGCTCCTGATTGGTGAGGGACTCCTTCGGAGCTCAGCACCGCCTGAAGGAGCGACCCACCGCCCGAGACTCCGCTGCTTATTGGCTGGAAATCCTTTCAAAGGGTCCGCCAAAATTCAGGCTGGGCcgccctctgctgctctgatgaAGCCTCTTTTCTGGTTGGTCTGGCAGGAACCGTCCCGCGCTCTGTGGATATATAGAGGAGGGTTTCAGCTGCTGAGGGAACACTTCTCTTTGTCCCGACTTTAGAGAGCAtctgaaaaatgagtggccGCGGAAAAACCGGTGGCAAAGCCAGAGCCAAGGCAAAGACCCGCTCCTCCCGTGCTGGGCTCCAGTTCCCAGTCGGCCGTGTTCACAGGCTGCTGCGCAAAGGAAACTATGCGGAGCGTGTCGGTGCCGGCGCCCCCGTCTACCTGGCGGCTGTGCTGGAGTACCTGACCGCTGAGATCCTGGAGTTGGCTGGAAACGCTGCCCGCGACAACAAGAAGACCCGTATCATCCCCCGTCACCTGCAGCTGGCTGTCCGCAACGACGAGGAGCTCAACAAGCTGTTGGGCGGAGTGACCATCGCTCAGGGCGGCGTGCTGCCCAACATCCAGGCTGTTCTGCTGCCCAAGAAGACCGAGAAGGCCGCCAAGTCCAAGTAAACCTGGACACTCTTTGGCTGCTGGAAACTGGCCCCCAAaaaggctcttttaagagccacacACTCCCCTCATAAAGAGCTCTGCTTCTCATGTCGCAGATGTAAATAACCATTTAAGTCATATTTCTATCTAATATTCGTATTCGTATTATTTGTATGATCTTTGACAATGGAAAAACACAATGATCATAGATGTGTTAAAAAGCAGTCCTTTGATAAGAGTATCAAAGTAAGAATTAACTAACGACTAAAGAGGTTAATAGGGGGGCATAAAATGCTTCAAAAATAGTTAATCTTTCTGAAATAATCCCCAGAGGATCTGAACAATTTTAAATGATTCATACTGATTAGTAATACCAAAGGTAAAGACATTAAACTGCTCCTTTTAAAGATCAGAGTACTTACAGAACTGGTCAATTAGGACAACTTTCATAAAGCAACTAAACTATAAActtatgaagtttagttgttAATCATTGTTGTCCTGTTCTTGTCAGTCAATAAATCACCTCACACCTCTGTTTCTACAGTACATACATCTGATCACAGGTTACATGTTTTGCACATGCTCAGTCTCACTCAGAAGAAACCGAGGTGAGCAGGCTGAGAAAGTAATTTGGTTACTAACCCAAAGGAGATAAACGCTTGCTTCAGGGACTTCTACATGGAATTGTATTCCAGTAGAGTAAATGCCACTGAAACTGATTTTTCAAACGTTTTGCCAGTCTAAAGGTTCCTCAGTTAGAAAGTGCATCACGAGATGATGGATGCTCCAATTTCTAAAAGTGATGTCTTGAATGCTATTCAGGCCTTCCCCTCTGGAAAAGCAGCTGGCCCAGAAGGCTTTGGCTGTGAATTTTACAAAGCATTCCATGAAAAAGTTGTCCCTTTCATGCTTAGGATGGTGAATGACTCCATGAGAAATAAGAGGCTCCTCAGCTCATTGTATGCAGCAAATATTTGTTTGCTTCTAAAAAAGGGAAAGGTAGAGTCTGACCCTGCAAGTTATAGGCCTATTGCTCTTTTAAACTGTGATCAGAAAGTAATAAGTTAATTTCTAGCTAAAAGATTGGGTAATCATATTTAACATATATAACTGTTGAAATACTTCACGGTGTGAAGTTTGGTGATCTTGAATATATACACAGATGATTTACTGATCTGTTTATCGGACCCAGTAGTCTCTGTTCCCGACCTCCTGACCTACATTAAATCATTAAGCAGACTGTCAGGATTACAATTAACTGGGATACATGTGAGTTTATGCCTTTGAAGAATAATTTGTGTCCTGTAGTCTTGAAATCTTTGCCATTTAAATTACTCACTACCCACATTAACTATTTGGACTTAAGATTCCTAGAAAAGCCAAATTTTTAttcaaattgatttttttggatATGATGGACAAGCTAAGAGCTAATATGAGGAACTGGAGGTTGCTTCCCCTTTCAATGATTGGTTGCATCAATGCTATTAAGATGGTTGCACTTCCAAGGTTCTTAAATCTTTTCCCAAAATCTTCCTATCTATTTACCAGTGTCTTTCTTTAAATAACTCCCCACTTGATTAatatgtgttttgtctgtgggTGTGAACATGGTGACTTTGTCTCAATCCATTGTCTTCCCTGTAAATCCATGTGATCATTGATTGATGACCCGGGTCTATTTCAAAGTCATGAAATCAACCAGACTTGATGTTGTTCGCTGGCAGTAGCTCCAAACAGTTTTATGACACAGATTCTGGTTCAGTCTGTTTGGTTAATTCAAGATGGGCTGTTTACAATAAGACCTGCTTTTCTGAGTCACCTCAGAGGAATACCAGCACAGTATTATAATTCAGGAAGAGATCAGGGAAACATATTTTGACAATAAAGATACCTCAATGCCTCATCGGGTCATTGGTACAAATACAGTAGAGTTCTGTGATGAAGCTATAATGCACGAATTATGCTGCTATTAAAAAATGGGCTGTATTTGTGGGACATCCCACACAGAACTTTAGAATGTGAAGCACAGATCTGTTTTTAAAGCACCAAAGAGCAGCTCAGTCGCTGTCCAAGGTCCTGtttcatgacatcatcactgagtGTTTGTTTCTCATCATGTTTCAGATGACAAATTCAGGGTAGAAACAGACTGAAGGACAGGGAGTCAGAAATGAGAGGACAGATTGTATAAAGGTTTGTTGGAGAACAGGGCTGTGCAGGGTGCTtgtgcacactgactgactcctcatatatatatatatatatatatatatatatacacacacacacacacacacacacacacacacacacacacacacacacacacacacctttccaCATCAGAGCCTCTTATAAATCCACTCAACATGTGTGTCCTTCAAACTGGTTTCTATTCAGAACAATGACAGACAGtttatctgagctgctgttactCTGTGAGTTTTGAAGGAAGTCCAAATCTAAATTTCAGTCAGTCCTTAGGCTACTTTGAACCGCAgcagaaaacactgaaaaacactgaataactgTTGTGTTACACTTAATGAAGTCTTTTAATATTCATGAACGATCTATGTATCAGTGAAACAGTGTCAGtgtaacatttaaaatcactTACTGCTTCCACAGACAGCTGACATGTATTTGTCCGTGTGTTTGATCATTAATAGTACAA is part of the Epinephelus lanceolatus isolate andai-2023 chromosome 5, ASM4190304v1, whole genome shotgun sequence genome and encodes:
- the LOC144463486 gene encoding histone H2A-like → MSGRGKTGGKARAKAKTRSSRAGLQFPVGRVHRLLRKGNYAERVGAGAPVYLAAVLEYLTAEILELAGNAARDNKKTRIIPRHLQLAVRNDEELNKLLGGVTIAQGGVLPNIQAVLLPKKTEKAAKSK